A region from the Chthoniobacterales bacterium genome encodes:
- a CDS encoding cyclic nucleotide-binding domain-containing protein, with the protein MQSPEDKQNADRPSSDVLGQLLPAERQELLAHLEPREFPAGACIMRQGGEGDGCYLIRGGTARVELAQESGGRTIVLGYLGPGELVGEMSLAGVPRRSASVYAEDHVSVHWLSKKAYTALGKTSPAAALAFSRIIARDMARKMHDTNERLLSYVSPETTASEAENLVARAVAGHSPFASSWAEEFLSTVPTEKEIVDEFVASGMDTFCLVADSVFATMDQYISDLASAGKVNRWVVPSERSIPAVAVGRWLATGKLTVMSMQNSGFTNAMDYLRTVMLVHRVPGLVISSWRGFDALLDDSEPHILVGDVTDADNRNTLGEEHVFGQRSGVGLLRDLREAIEDAKRGNLSCLRISPPGFSRNYSLKRVADNIVPYLDPGSYEAITARKGKPFADVQKEPLISREDALCNIHAQMTHLDPFYIVGNGFNPRAMQGLRLTEYTFENAGGMGSTLAIAWGAAKSNPDQVFVAIDGDQNAVMNEMEKVLSSDYPENLYWFILNNGTGESVGPSVSLPLSPWHYQLAHVINTKNQEPGSFKHSRINASGLKFASPEASAIAQQIGNLPAQAHVARQLLKSMDSQRRKR; encoded by the coding sequence ATGCAAAGCCCCGAAGACAAGCAAAACGCCGACCGGCCGTCGTCCGATGTTCTGGGCCAACTATTGCCCGCCGAAAGACAGGAGCTGTTGGCGCATCTCGAACCTCGCGAATTTCCCGCTGGAGCTTGCATCATGCGTCAAGGCGGCGAAGGCGACGGCTGTTATTTGATCCGCGGGGGAACGGCACGGGTCGAGTTGGCCCAGGAATCCGGCGGCCGCACGATTGTTCTCGGCTATCTCGGCCCCGGCGAGCTTGTCGGGGAGATGTCGCTGGCGGGTGTGCCCAGACGATCCGCTAGCGTTTACGCGGAGGACCATGTTTCCGTGCACTGGCTTTCCAAGAAAGCTTACACCGCGCTGGGGAAAACATCCCCGGCCGCCGCCTTGGCCTTCTCGCGGATCATCGCGCGCGACATGGCTCGCAAAATGCACGATACCAACGAGAGATTGCTCAGCTACGTTTCGCCGGAGACCACGGCATCGGAGGCGGAGAATCTCGTGGCTCGCGCCGTCGCCGGCCACAGCCCTTTCGCTTCTTCGTGGGCCGAGGAGTTCCTCTCCACCGTCCCCACGGAAAAGGAAATCGTCGATGAGTTCGTCGCGTCGGGGATGGACACGTTCTGCCTCGTGGCGGACTCGGTTTTCGCCACCATGGACCAATACATCTCCGACCTTGCTAGCGCGGGAAAAGTGAACCGCTGGGTCGTCCCGTCCGAACGATCCATTCCCGCGGTCGCCGTCGGGCGCTGGTTGGCGACAGGCAAACTCACCGTCATGTCCATGCAGAACAGCGGATTCACAAATGCCATGGATTATCTGCGCACGGTAATGCTGGTCCATCGCGTCCCCGGTTTGGTGATATCCAGTTGGCGCGGGTTCGATGCCCTGCTTGATGACAGCGAACCCCACATCCTTGTGGGCGACGTGACCGATGCGGACAACCGCAACACCTTGGGCGAAGAGCATGTTTTCGGCCAAAGGAGCGGAGTCGGCCTGCTGCGCGACTTGCGGGAAGCGATCGAGGACGCGAAACGTGGAAATCTTTCGTGCCTTCGCATTTCGCCGCCGGGGTTCTCCAGAAATTATTCTTTGAAACGCGTCGCCGACAATATCGTCCCTTACCTCGACCCGGGAAGTTACGAGGCAATCACGGCCCGAAAAGGAAAGCCTTTCGCCGATGTTCAAAAAGAGCCGCTCATCAGTCGTGAGGACGCGCTCTGCAACATCCATGCACAAATGACGCACCTCGATCCTTTCTACATCGTGGGAAACGGGTTCAATCCGCGCGCGATGCAGGGTCTGCGCCTGACGGAATACACCTTTGAAAATGCCGGCGGAATGGGCAGCACCCTGGCGATTGCTTGGGGCGCGGCAAAATCGAACCCCGACCAAGTCTTCGTTGCCATCGACGGCGACCAGAACGCGGTGATGAACGAGATGGAAAAAGTCCTTTCGTCGGATTACCCGGAAAATCTTTATTGGTTCATCTTGAACAATGGCACGGGCGAATCCGTTGGACCTTCCGTGAGCCTGCCGCTTTCCCCCTGGCATTACCAACTCGCGCACGTCATCAACACCAAGAACCAAGAACCGGGGAGCTTCAAGCACAGCCGGATCAATGCCTCCGGCCTGAAATTTGCGAGCCCTGAGGCGTCGGCTATCGCGCAGCAGATCGGAAATCTCCCCGCCCAAGCACACGTTGCGCGTCAGTTGCTAAAAAGCATGGACTCGCAGCGCAGAAAGCGCTGA